The Terriglobia bacterium genome has a window encoding:
- a CDS encoding molybdopterin-dependent oxidoreductase, whose translation MKMSLKRVILVALLAVVFVPLATAGDIDFLFAGGTWSWAGGVGSQLIANSNTVLVNGNFLINAIAITSGGAIGGNGSVANPFTWGAGGGISISGCGGPCFSGTFTSAQLGFNGGGGMTFVGNFIVGTVDPLLLAFLGLPANVTDFSGLMHMDINPAPVSFANGGQGFVGSGDIHLQPVPEPGTLAMFGSGASDSGLIPMMFPDYQRVNNPEANKRFEALWGARLDTKPGLTVVEVLNGAYDGTIRGMYVMGENPAMSDPDLQHAREGLARLEHLVVQDIFLTETAWFADVVLPATAWPEKDGTVTNTDRMVQLGRKAVPAPGDAREDLWIVQELARRLGLGWDYRGPKDVWNEMRQGMNSVHGITWERLERDSSVTYPCENEGDAGEPVVFQTHFPTPTGRGKFVPADLLTAAERPDRDYPMVLITGRQLEHWHTGAMTRRSAVLDAIEPEAVVLMHPLDLAAIGARAGEVVTVRSRRGAISLYARADEGTPRGAVFIPFAYQEAAANLLTNPALDPFGKIPEFKYCAVKVTSGGTPPADPGYGKGKQLAAMRTT comes from the coding sequence ATGAAGATGTCTCTAAAGAGGGTGATTCTAGTAGCGCTCCTGGCAGTGGTCTTCGTGCCGCTGGCAACAGCGGGCGATATCGATTTTCTGTTTGCCGGGGGAACCTGGTCGTGGGCAGGCGGAGTGGGTAGCCAGCTCATCGCCAACAGCAACACCGTCCTGGTGAATGGGAATTTCTTGATCAACGCAATCGCTATCACCAGCGGCGGCGCCATCGGTGGCAACGGCTCGGTAGCGAACCCGTTCACTTGGGGTGCGGGCGGCGGCATCTCGATCAGTGGCTGCGGCGGCCCCTGCTTCTCGGGCACCTTCACGTCGGCCCAGCTCGGCTTTAACGGCGGCGGCGGCATGACCTTTGTCGGCAACTTTATTGTTGGCACAGTGGATCCTCTGTTACTTGCCTTCCTCGGCTTGCCCGCGAACGTAACAGACTTCTCCGGCTTGATGCACATGGACATCAACCCGGCGCCAGTCAGCTTCGCCAACGGTGGCCAGGGCTTTGTGGGCAGCGGCGATATTCACCTTCAGCCGGTGCCTGAGCCTGGCACGCTGGCGATGTTCGGCTCCGGCGCATCGGACTCGGGGCTGATCCCGATGATGTTCCCCGACTACCAGCGGGTGAACAATCCCGAGGCGAACAAGCGCTTCGAGGCGCTGTGGGGCGCGCGCCTCGACACCAAGCCCGGCCTCACCGTGGTCGAGGTGCTGAACGGCGCCTACGACGGCACGATCCGCGGCATGTACGTGATGGGCGAGAACCCGGCCATGTCCGACCCCGACCTGCAGCATGCGCGCGAGGGCCTCGCGCGCCTCGAGCACCTCGTCGTTCAGGACATCTTCCTCACCGAGACCGCGTGGTTCGCCGATGTAGTTTTGCCGGCGACCGCCTGGCCGGAGAAGGACGGCACGGTGACCAACACCGATCGCATGGTGCAGCTCGGCCGCAAGGCGGTGCCTGCGCCGGGCGATGCGCGCGAGGATCTGTGGATCGTCCAGGAGCTGGCGCGCCGCCTCGGGCTGGGCTGGGATTATCGCGGGCCGAAGGATGTCTGGAACGAGATGCGCCAGGGCATGAACTCGGTGCACGGCATCACCTGGGAACGGCTCGAGCGCGATTCGTCGGTCACCTACCCTTGCGAGAACGAAGGCGATGCGGGAGAGCCGGTTGTGTTCCAGACCCATTTCCCGACGCCGACCGGACGCGGCAAGTTCGTCCCTGCCGATCTGCTGACGGCCGCGGAGCGTCCGGACCGGGACTATCCGATGGTGCTGATCACCGGCCGCCAGCTCGAGCACTGGCACACCGGCGCGATGACGCGCCGCTCGGCGGTGCTCGATGCGATCGAGCCTGAAGCAGTGGTCCTCATGCATCCGCTCGACCTGGCGGCGATCGGCGCACGCGCGGGTGAAGTCGTGACCGTGCGCTCGCGGCGCGGTGCGATCTCGCTCTACGCTCGCGCCGACGAGGGCACGCCGCGCGGCGCGGTATTCATTCCCTTCGCTTACCAGGAGG